The sequence GTGTATGCCCGGCTGTTTGGGATGGGAAGCAGTGAAGCCCGAGCACGAACGAAAACCTGCCTGGAACAGGTTGGGCTTGGGGAAATCGATCATCGACCTGTGTCCCAATTCTCCACTGGGATGCGCAAACGTCTGGCCATTGCCCGCAGCCTGTTGCACAATCCCCAGATGATTTTGCTGGATGAGCCCACCGCCGGTCTGGACCCTGCGCAGGTGCTGTCCCTGCGCCTGCTGCTGCTCAAGTGCCGCGAGGAGGGACGACTGGTGCTGTTCAACACCCATCACCTCAGCGAGGTGGCCCGCATTGCAGACCGGGTGATGGTGATGCGCGAGGGCCGTTTGTTGTTCGATGACACACGGGAGGCGTTTATGGACCTTGCTCCCGCCGGGATGGGAGAGCTGGAGCGCATGGAGTGGGCTTACCAGCATGTCATTGAAGCCGTCCCCCTTTCCCTGCAGGGCCAGGGAACCTCCCGGGCTCACCAGGCCTGATTCCGCTGATTTTTTATCCTGGGTTTGTGACCATTGAATTTCTCCCTTCGCCCTCCGATATCTTGCGTAAACAAAACAATTAGGCTATAATAACCTCACTTAGCACTACTGGCCTATAGAAAAGTTATGTATAAATAACAATAAATATGCATGAACGCTATACTGGCTCGTGGGTTAAGTGGTCTGTCTATGCAGACCAGAAGGAGAATATATATGGAACAGGACTTTGATTTCGACTTGCAGGTTCAGGACTCAAACAATGCGGGCACAATTGCTCCCAATTTCGCCACCACCTGGATTTGTGGTGCTATTCTGACCAGTGCAATGAACAACTGCACAGGTGCCTGTCCCTCGGCCAACACCCGTTGCACCACCTTTGACGTCCTTTGCTGAAGCATCAAATCCAGCAAAGCCAGACCTTCCTTCAAATTGACACAGGAGAATATATATGGAACAGGACTTTGATTTCGACTTGCAGGTTCAGGACTCAAACAATGCGGGCACAATTGCTCCCAATTTCGCCACCACCTGGATTTGTGGTGCTATTCTGACCAGTGCAATGAACAACTGCACAGGTGCCTGTCCCTCGGCCAACACCCGTTGCACCACCTTTGACGTCCTTTGCTGACAGAGCGCGCTTGTTGAGGTTTGTCAAAAGCACTGCAGTGCTTTTGACTGAGCAAAAGCCCAGTGCGAAACGGACCGCCCGGGAGCGATCCAGTGGTCCAGACCTGCTGTAGGGTCAAGAAGCACGCTTTAAGGGCAGAAAGCGTGAGATGCGGTGAGGCCATCCAGGCCACGTCCAGTATTTTTGCGTGGATCAATCAGGGTCTTGCAATGAAGACCCCTGGACAGGGTTGACCACCTGATGGGGCCAGACAGTCCTGGCAGCCCATTCAACAGGCAGGTTCTGGGACCTGTGGACGCTCACACTGGTGTTGGACCCGTGGATGTTCACTGCTGACGTCACAGGCTGAGGCAGATCCAAACTCAAGAGGCCAGGGCCATAAAATCCCTGGCCTTTTCAATTGATTTTTATGGAGGGTGATGTGCAAAGCGAACACCTCATGAGAGGCATGGATCAGACCATTGAAAAATGTTTAAATGCAAAAGCCATTGGAGATGGGTTGCCTGCTGGGCCAGGTTCAAGTGGGTTGCTCACAGGCCAGGCAGGGATTGCTGTTTTCTTGAATGAAATGGCCCAGCTTGACAACAGCCGCGTCCTGGAAAAAGCATCCAGAGACCATTTTGCCGCAATCCTCTCCGTCATACCAGAACAGTTTCTCAAAGTCCCTTTGCCTGACCCCTCGCTGGTCTCAGGATTGTCTGGGATTGCCCTGGCACTGGTGATGGCCAGTCGGGACGGAACACGCTACCAGAAGGTACTGTCAGAGATTGACAGGCATCTTTTGCCGTTGATTCATCGTTACGTGGCATACTGCCACAGCCATCCCATGCATGTCCGGCTCTATGACCTGCTCTATGGTCTTTCAGGGATGCTGCTCTACACCCTGTCTCGTCCCGGACCAGAGGCCCTTGCGGCCAGTGAGGCCATTGCTGAGTATTTTGACTCGCGAACAAGGGCTGCTGTCTCGCCCTTGCAGGGGTTCGCCATTGAGCAGACGCAACAGTCCACCCCCCGGCATGCAAAACTGTATCCCCGTCCAACGGTGGACCTTGGACTGGCCCATGGGGTGGCCGGAGTGGTGGCCAGTCTGGCCCTTGCCCTCATGGCCCAGCCCACCCTGAAGGCCCGATTTGCTCCCACGCTTCACTTGCTCACTGAAGGCCTTGTGGACCAGAGGCTGAACAACGGTGAAGGAGCATGGCCCAGCCACTGGACCCCAGAAATGCCCCTCCAGGAGCATGTACCTGCCCGCATTGCATGGTGTTATGGAATTCCTGGCATCGCCAGTGCCTTGCGTCTCAGCTCTGAAGCACTTGATGCCTCCCAGTACAGGGCCATTGCACTGGAGGTGTTGACAGGAATCACACCTGGGCTCAGCTCACTCACGACCTCCAACCTGTGCCATGGGTCAGCAGGCCTCCTGCAGGTGGTGGAGCGTTTTGGAGATCCACAGCTGATGCCGCTGGCTTCCCAGCTCCGCTCCATGACCCTTGCCCAGCACGATGATCTTGCCCCTTATGGTTTCTGGTCAGAGGCGGACCCGGTGAGCGGTCAGGTCGCTTCGATGCCCCTGCTGCTTGAGGGTGCGCTGGGCGTGTGGCTGGCCCTCACCCATTCTGAGCTCCCGAACCCCCTGTGGGACCGGGCACTTGCGCTTGCTTGACAGGAGAGCTGATGCAACGATACCAACCTGGAAGCCATGTCATGGTCCGCACCCCCCTGCTCCCCCTCGAAGACCTGCCCCGGGGCAGCCTGGAGGAGACCAGAAAACACATCCGTCGCCTGCTCTCCCGCCCTGAAGTGCAAGAAGCCATCCTGATCGCTTCTCCTTCCCTTTATGCCGCTCTGCCTGCCTACCTGCTGGGAGAGGCCAGAACCCTTGATGCCCGGCAACGACGCCAGATTGAACTGGGTGCCCTCAAGTACCTGTTGCGGGCCAGTGCACGTCCCACCCCTTATGGCACCTTCTGTGGTGTTGCCGTTGCTGCCCTGGATGAGCACTTCAGCATCGGAGTGGCTCCAACTGCACTGCACCGGACAGTCAGTCAGCTCGATTTCTCCCAGGTGCTTGCCGTGGCGGTGGAATGTGAAGCTTTGTTGACCGAAGAACACAATCCACGGCTCTACACGCACCCCGCCACCCTGCGCTTTGGCCAACGTTTCTTTCTGGAAAACATCACCAGGCGTGGACAGGGAGACAACCGTTGTGCTTCCATCCGGGCCACACCTGCTGCTGAAGGCATTCTGGGGCTCTGTGCAAAAGGCGAGAACCTGCAAACCGTGCTTGCCTGGCTGGACAGACAGTATCCCCATCGCACCCGTCAGCAAAACTTCAAGGCTTTGCGCCACCTGATGGACGCAGGCTTCCTTTTCACGGACCTGCGTCCATCGCCCATGTGTGCTGATCCTGTGCAGCACCTGCTGGCCCGCATCGAGGGCATTCCAGCCTTCGCAGTACAGGCGGCACAATTGCGGGAGGTGCAGCAGTTGCTCACGGCCGCAGATGCCCTGCCACCCGGTGAAGGGCTGGACCTGTACCAGCAACTGGGTGTGGCAGGTACCTTCAGTTCTGCCAGGGGTGAAGGCACTGAAAACAACCAGGATGTCCAGGCCCCCCGTCGTGTGGATCTGGTGACTGCCCTGACCCAGAATCGGTTTTCTCGTGCAGTGGCCGAGGAGGCGGCGCACAGCCATGCCCTGCTCCTGCACCTGGCCAGCCGGGAATCCCAGGCCCCGCTTGAGCGTTATCTGGAGCGATTCAGGGAACGTTATGGTGAGCGACTGGTGCCGCTGCTCGAATTGCTCAGTGCAGCTGTGGGGCTGGGACCTGTGGAGGGATACAGCCGACCTGCTCCACTGGAACCAGGTCCACCCCCCAGCATGGCTTTCAATGCAAAAGACCGTTACCTGTTTGACCTGGCCTTGCGTCACCAGGGAAAAGAGGAAGTTCAGCTCAGGGAACATGAAGAAGCCCTTCTGGCCCTTCAGTCCTCTGTACCTGTTCAGACCTTGCCCGAAAGTGGAGAGATCTATGTGCGGGTGCTGGCCCCCTCTCAAGAAGCCATTGAAGCGGGTCAGTACCAGTTGGTGCTCGGGCCCATGGGGGCGGTGTCCATGGCTGGAAAAACCTTTGGTCGCTTTGCACGGGCATTGCCAGCAGAGGCCTACCAGCAGTTCAAACGTCAGGAGAACACACCTGGGGTGCGCCACGCCAACTCCAGCTACTTTCCCATCAGTGCCCGGCTGATGAATGTCAATGCCCAGTGCGCCTCAGAGGCATGGGAGGTGCCTTATGGTGCACCACCCCTTCATGAGGATCGGGTCATTTTGCCTTCCGAAATCCTGGTTGGCGCAGATGGATCGGGTTTTTTCTTCATCTCAGCAACGGATGGCAGCCGGGTGGTGGTTCACGCCAACCACATGCTCTCCCTGCAATTTGCACCGAACGTTGTGCGCTTTCTGGAAGAGGCTTCACGCCAGCGTCAGCGTGCTCCTCTGCCTTTCTCATGGGGACGGGGAGCAGGGCTGCTCCCTTATTTGCCCCGGGTGGTTTATGGCAAGACCATCCTGAGTCCACGGACCTGGCAGGTGCCCCGTGCAGTCTGGCTGGCCCTGCGAGGTCAGGATGAAAGCATGGTTTGTGCAGGTGTGGAGGACATCCGCCAGACCCATGGTCTGCCCATGCGGGTGGAAGTGGGCCGTGAAGACAACCTGCTGGTTCTGGACCTGGACAATCCCCTGCATGTTGCCGTGCTGCTGGAAGAGGTCCGCAAGGGTGAAGGGGAACACCTGGAGCTGCGTGAATCTTTCACGCAGCCAGAGCACCTGTGGAAAAACGCTGAGGCAGGTGCCCACCTGCTGGAGTTTGTGGTGCCCCTGTTTCATCCCAGTCCCGAGCCGGTGTCCCTTCCCAATGTGGTGCAGATGGAGACTGGCTGGAAGGATCGTGTTTTCCCGGTGGGTGGCGAGTGGATTTACCTGCGGCTCTACCCTGGTTTTGCAAGTCGCTCTGAACTGCTGCGTCTGCACATGGCACCCCTGCTTGAAGCCCTGGCCCCGCAGACCCGTTGCGCTTTCCATGTCCTGTACAATGACCCCGGAGAACACATCCGCCTGCGTGTCTTGCCTGCTGATGGACAGCACGAAATGGTCCTGGGCCGCCTGATGGTGTGGTGTGCTGACCTTCGGCGCAATGGCCTGTTGAGGGAGGTTGTTGTCACCGATTACGAACGGGAACTGGAGCGGTATGGCGGCGCAGGGCTGATGGAAATGTCGGAAGTCGCATTTCACAGCAGCAGCAGGCTGGTCCTGCGGTACCTCTGTGATCACCCTGCAGAAGATCCTTCTGCAAGGATGGCCTTCACTGCATGGGTGAGCCTGCTGGGTCTTCGCCAGACGTTTGAACCGGTCCTGCTGCGCTCCTTCCTGTCTGGGCTGGCCGCCCACAACCGCACCTTCCTGGAAGGTCAACTGGAACCCAAGCGCCGATACAATGAAGTCAAGCAGTTGAGGGGCATGCTGATGGTGGGCAGGGGTCACACACCACCACAAACGCTGTCTCCAGAACTCGCTCAGGCTGTGTCTGACCATTTGCATCAGCAGGGCAAAGTGTTTGAGCAGGCCGCCCTTCAGCTGCGTCCAGAGCGGTTCATGGCTTTTGTGGCCAGCCACCTGCACATGCATGCCAACCGCATGGGGCTCAGCCGGATTGAAGAGGCGCTGGTGTACCAGGGGATGCACGATGCCGTGGTTGCACTGATTCACACAGCAGGCCGCACCCCCGGTCAGCCTGAGGCAGGCATGGTGGGGTCGAATGGGTCCTGAAACAGCCAGGCGTCTTGGTGACCTGTCCGTTGCTCTGGCTGTGGTGTGGCAGGCCAATCCGATCTGGATGCTGCTGCTGGCCCTGGGCACCCTGGCCCTGGCCCTCACCCCAGCAGCAGGTCTGTGGGTCAACAAACTGTTGCTGGATGCGCTGGCAGGTGGAGTTCAAGGTGCGTCCACACCTTCTCTGGTCTTCCTGCTTTTCCTCCAGGCAGGGGTGCTGGCCCTGGGAGGATTGCTCAGCACCCTGAACACAGCCTTGCAGGAGTTGCTGGGGGCCCGGGTTCAGGAGCGGCTGAGCCTGCGCCTGTTTGCTCATGCAGCACAGCTTCCTCTGGTGGCCTTTGAAAGCCCACAGGTTCAAGATGGTCTGCGCAATGCCCATCAAGAGGTTTCGGGCCGGGCCGTGATGGTCTGGGCAAACCTGCTCTCTGTGCTGCAAGCCGTGGTGGCGCTGGCTGCTCTGGGGGGTCTGATGCTTCAACTGGGGCCTTCTCTGTTGCCTCTGGTTTTGCTGGCGGCTCTTCCCAGTGTCCTTGTGCAGCGGGTCTATGCAGCACAAGGACTGCAGATGGCCCTGGAGCACACCCCACTGTTGCGCCTGCAGGCCTATCTGGGAGCATTGCTGACCACTGAACGTTATGCCAAAGAGGTCCGCAGCTTTGGCCTTGAACGGCACCTCGGAGAACGCTGGCAGGACACCCACCGCCAACACCGCCAGGCCCAGGCTGGGCTCACCACCCGTCGCAGCCTGTGGTCCGGTTTCGCTCTGGTGCTTTCGGCCCTGTTGATGGGACTGGCCGGGTGGGGTGTGGTTGAACGCACCCTGCAGGGTCAACTGACCCTCGGGGACGTGGGAATGTTTCTGCTGGGAGCGTCACAGGTGCAGGGCCGCTTGACCTCCCTGCTCGGAGGGGTGGTCTCCATGGTCCAGGGGCTCACCCATCTTCGTTTGCTTTTTGGGTTCCTGGAGCAGCCTCTGCCAGAACAGCAGGGCCTGCACGAATGGACTGAAGACATTGTGGAAATTGAATTTTGCAATGTGTCCTACATCTATCCTGGTACAGGTGATGCCGGAATACGGAACATGAGCTTCCGGATCTCCCGGGGAGAATCCCTGGCCCTGGTGGGACGCAACGGTGCTGGGAAATCCACCCTGGTTAAACTGCTGCTGGGTCTCTATCAACCCACTTCAGGGGTCATCCGGCTGAACGGCAAAGACGCCACACTGTACAGTGCTACCAGCATTTCTCAGCGCCTCAGCACATTGTTTCAGGACCACGCAGCCTACCATCTGACTGTTCGGGACAACGTCATGCTTGGCGATGTTCAGCGACCAGCACAGCCGGGAGAAATCCACAATGCACTTCGCCGTGCCAGGGCAGATTTTGTGGCAAGTCTTCCACAGGGCATTGAGCAGCAACTCGGAGCTGCTTTTGCTGGCGGGGTGCAACTCAGTGGAGGGCAGTGGCAAAGGCTGGCTCTGGGGCGGATGCTGTACCGTTCAGCAGATGTGCTGGTTCTCGATGAACCGGGAGCCGCTCTGGACCCTGAGGCGGAACAGCAGTTGCTGAACGCTCTGTACACAGAATCCAGCGATCAGATTCTGGTCCTGGTTTCCCATCGTCTTGCCACAGTGCGACAGGCCACCCTGATTCTGCGGCTGGAGAAAGGTCAACTGGCCGAGGCCGGAAGCCACGAACAGCTGATGGCGGCTGGAAACGAGTATGCTCGCCTTTTTCGCTTGCAGGCTGCAGGGTACAGCTCCGTTCCAGCGGGCACAGAGCAGAGGGTTCAGCAGGTGTGAATTCTGATGGCCCAACCGACCTTATTGATCTATGCCAAAAGAACTGTAGGTTTCTCAGATGTCCTGACCGTTCCATTCGCGTTGCTCAGCAAAAAGCACTCTCAAGCTTTTTGCGAACATCAATAAGGGGGCCAGCCAGGAAGGGACCATTGGATCAGAGCAGGTGTGAAGAGAGGGTCCATCCTGAAAATGTCTCAGGCAACCAGACCAAATTCACCGTTCCCTGAAGCTTTGAGGGTTAGACTGGGTTGTGTTTGAAGCAATCATCTTTGATTTTGACGGCCTGATTCTTGACACCGAAACCCCCGAATTCGAGGCGTACGAGGCCTTCTACCAGCGCCAGGGCAAGATCCTGCAACTGTCCGAATGGCAGATGGGTGTGGGCACCTGGGGTGCTTTTGATCCCTGGGCGGCTTTTGAATTCACCGAGGCAGAAAGAGATGGGTTCCATGCGCAGGTGAGGGAAGATGTGCTGCGCCGCATTGGGGAAGCCCCCCTGCGGGAGGGCGTGAAAGAGCTCTTTGAGGAAGCAAAAGCAGAGGGCATCCGCATCGCCATGGCCACCAGCAGCGACTGGGAGTGGATTGACGAGTGGACGGGCAAGCACGGCATCCAGCAGTACTTTGAGATTTTTGCCACCCGTTACGAGGTGCACCAGGTCAAACCCGCTCCAGACCTGTACCTGCTCGCCCTCAGCAAACTGGGCCTCCATGCCGATCAGGCCATTGCAGTGGAGGATTCGCTGAATGGTTCCACGGCAGCCATCACCGCAGGTCTGCGTTGTGTGGTGGTGCCCAACAAGGTGACCTCCACCCAGAAATTCCGTCCCGAGTGCAAGAGGCTGGATTCTCTGGCTGGAGGCCTGACGGCCTTAAGAGCGCTTTTTGCCAAATAAACGCTGAAAAAACCCTTTTTTGTCCTCTTCTGCAGGGGGGGTGGTCTGCGGAGGAGGGCTGTTTCTCAGGCTGCCACTGAAGCGCTCCTTTTGCATCTGGGCCTGCTCCTGGGGGAGAGCATTGGGGTTTTCCAGTTGCTTGATGTTCTCGTCCAGGGCTGCAATGAAGTGGTTCAGATGGATGCGGTCCTTGGGGTTTTTCGCCAGGGCCTTCTCAATCGCCAGTGCTGCCTTGCGGGTCAGACCAGCATGGGTCTGCAGCAGGGATTTGGGGTACTGGGTGAGGTGCGCCATCATCAGTTCATCGTAGGATTTGCCATTGTAAGGGCGGTGTCCGGTCAGGGTTTCATAGGTGAGGATGCCCAGACTGTACACGTCGCTCTCAATGCTGCCCGGGTCTCCCCGGTAGATCTCTGGAGCCATGTAGAAAGGACTGCCCGCAGCATACTTGGGGTTCTGGATGCTCACCGCCACCCCAAAATCTCCCAACACAGCCTTGTCGCCCTGCAGGAAGATGTTGCTGCTCTTGATGTCCTGGTGCACGAAGCCTTTGTCATGCAGGTAATTCAGGGCCAGCCCGATGTCCCGCATGAATTTCAGACCGCGCAGCAAGTCAGGCTTGCCGGTCTCCTGCAGGTAACGGTCCAGACTGCCGTCTGGATAGTAGTGCATCACGATGTACGGGTTGTCGATCAGGGCAGATCCTTCCACCACACGGGCAATGTTGCTGTGTTGCAGTTGCAGGTGGGTGCCGATCTCATTGGCGAACCGCTTGAGCTGTTCAGGGTCATCCAGGGTGCTCTGCAGGGGGGTTTTCAGGGCGACAAATTCACCATTGGGGGCCTGGGCGAGCCGCACCAGTGCCATTCCGGTTTTTGCAAGTATGCGTGTGACGATGTAATCCCGCATGAAACCCTCTTTCAAAATGCTTTGCCCTGGTCTGCCTGCTGGTCCCTAGAAGTCTAGTTTACCTGTTCACACAGAATTCTTACATCTCTCAGACTTTGTGCGCTCAGGAAAGCAGGCAGGCTGCTTCCAGTCCGCCTGGGCAAAAGCATACTACAACTCCAGCGTGGCCCCCGGACTCATGATCTGCACCTGGAATCCCAGCATTTCCGCTTCTGTCTCAAAGCGGGCCGGGTCGGCATTCACCACCGGGAAGGTGTTGTAGTGCATCGGGACGGTCAGGCGAGGACGCAGCATGGGCAGACATTTTGCCGCTTCGTCGGCATTCATGGTGAAGTTGTCCCCAATGGGCAAAAAAGCCAGATCGAGTCCCAGGTCCCCGATCCATTCCATCTCGCGGAAACGGCAGGTGTCTCCGGCGTGGTAGATTTTCTTGCCCTCCAGGGTCAACACCATTCCGGTGGGGAAGCCTCCGTAGGTGCCATCCGGGAAGCTCGAGGAGTGCCACGCCGGGGTGAGCTGCAGGGTGCCCCAGTCAAAAGGGTGACTGCCCCCGATGTTCATGCCGTGGGTGCTCCTGGCCCCATGGTGGGCAGCGTAGGAGGTGATCTCCACAATGCCAATCACCTGTGCCCCTTCCCGTGCAAAATCCAGGGTGTTGCCCCAGTGGTCCCCGTGTGCGTGGGTGACCAGCACATGGGTGATGTTGCGCCCTTTAAGTTCCTCCAGAGAGACCGGGCACAGGGGGTTCCCCTGAACAAAAGGATCGATCAGCAGTCGAAAATCACCTGTCTCAATGTAAAGGCAGGAGTGCCCCAGGTATTCAATGCGCATGTTGTCCTCCTGGCTTTATTTTACAGCCACCAGAGTGGGCCAGATTGTCACATCGGGGGTGGACTTCCAGTGGGGCAGGTTCCTTCTGTGCTGGCCAGGTGAGAGCAAAGCTTCAGGTTTGATGTGACTGTCTACTGTGAACTGTAAACTTTAACCTGTTTCTGGATGAATTCCCGGTACTGGGCTTCTGGCATGGGCCGGGCGTAATAATACCCCTGGGCAAAATCACAGTGCTGTCTGCGCAGGACCTCTTCCTGTTCCAGCGTTTCCACACCCTCTGCCACCACTTCCAGCCCGAGTTTGTGGGCCATGGCGATGATGGCATCCGTTACGGCCTCATCTTTGCTGTTCTGGACAATGCCCTGCACGAAACTGCGGTCAATTTTCAGGTAGTCCAGCTCGAAAGCACTCAGGTAACTCAGGGAAGAGTAACCTGTTCCGAAGTCATCGAGGGCAATGCGGATTCCAGCTTCTCGCAGGGTTCTCAGCTGGCTCAGCACTTCCGTCTGCCGTTGCAGCAAGAGGCTCTCGGTGATCTCCATGACCAGCTGATCGCTGCTCGCCCCAGAATCCCTGAGGGCCTGCAGCCACTTGCGGGCCACATCGTCATGGGTGAACTGCTTTGCGGAGGTGTTGATGGCAATCACCGGACAGGGGAGACCCTCGGCCTGCCATTTCTGCTGGTCCTGCAAAACCCGTTTCAGGCACCAGTCGCCCAGAGCGTGAATCAGACCGACCTCCTCTGCAAGGGGAATGAACACCGCCGGACTGATCATGCCTTTCTGGGGGTGCTTCCAGCGCAACAAAGCCTCGGCTTTCAGTTCGTCGGGACGCCCGTAACCCAGGATGGGCTGGTAGTACACCTCGAATTCCTGTCGTTTGAGGGCCAGCGTGAAATCAGAGATCACCGTGCGGCGTTCACGGGTGGCCTGCAGCATGGAGGGGGTGAAAAACCGCCAGCAGTTCTTGCCTTCTCCTTTCGCCACCGACATGGCCTGATCTGCGCTGGTCAGCAGCGTTTCTGCATCATTTACATCTGACGGAAAGAGGCTGATGCCCAGACTGG comes from Deinococcus cellulosilyticus NBRC 106333 = KACC 11606 and encodes:
- a CDS encoding ABC transporter ATP-binding protein, yielding MGPETARRLGDLSVALAVVWQANPIWMLLLALGTLALALTPAAGLWVNKLLLDALAGGVQGASTPSLVFLLFLQAGVLALGGLLSTLNTALQELLGARVQERLSLRLFAHAAQLPLVAFESPQVQDGLRNAHQEVSGRAVMVWANLLSVLQAVVALAALGGLMLQLGPSLLPLVLLAALPSVLVQRVYAAQGLQMALEHTPLLRLQAYLGALLTTERYAKEVRSFGLERHLGERWQDTHRQHRQAQAGLTTRRSLWSGFALVLSALLMGLAGWGVVERTLQGQLTLGDVGMFLLGASQVQGRLTSLLGGVVSMVQGLTHLRLLFGFLEQPLPEQQGLHEWTEDIVEIEFCNVSYIYPGTGDAGIRNMSFRISRGESLALVGRNGAGKSTLVKLLLGLYQPTSGVIRLNGKDATLYSATSISQRLSTLFQDHAAYHLTVRDNVMLGDVQRPAQPGEIHNALRRARADFVASLPQGIEQQLGAAFAGGVQLSGGQWQRLALGRMLYRSADVLVLDEPGAALDPEAEQQLLNALYTESSDQILVLVSHRLATVRQATLILRLEKGQLAEAGSHEQLMAAGNEYARLFRLQAAGYSSVPAGTEQRVQQV
- a CDS encoding lanthionine synthetase C family protein produces the protein MDQTIEKCLNAKAIGDGLPAGPGSSGLLTGQAGIAVFLNEMAQLDNSRVLEKASRDHFAAILSVIPEQFLKVPLPDPSLVSGLSGIALALVMASRDGTRYQKVLSEIDRHLLPLIHRYVAYCHSHPMHVRLYDLLYGLSGMLLYTLSRPGPEALAASEAIAEYFDSRTRAAVSPLQGFAIEQTQQSTPRHAKLYPRPTVDLGLAHGVAGVVASLALALMAQPTLKARFAPTLHLLTEGLVDQRLNNGEGAWPSHWTPEMPLQEHVPARIAWCYGIPGIASALRLSSEALDASQYRAIALEVLTGITPGLSSLTTSNLCHGSAGLLQVVERFGDPQLMPLASQLRSMTLAQHDDLAPYGFWSEADPVSGQVASMPLLLEGALGVWLALTHSELPNPLWDRALALA
- a CDS encoding metal-dependent hydrolase, which codes for MRIEYLGHSCLYIETGDFRLLIDPFVQGNPLCPVSLEELKGRNITHVLVTHAHGDHWGNTLDFAREGAQVIGIVEITSYAAHHGARSTHGMNIGGSHPFDWGTLQLTPAWHSSSFPDGTYGGFPTGMVLTLEGKKIYHAGDTCRFREMEWIGDLGLDLAFLPIGDNFTMNADEAAKCLPMLRPRLTVPMHYNTFPVVNADPARFETEAEMLGFQVQIMSPGATLEL
- a CDS encoding serine/threonine-protein kinase — translated: MRDYIVTRILAKTGMALVRLAQAPNGEFVALKTPLQSTLDDPEQLKRFANEIGTHLQLQHSNIARVVEGSALIDNPYIVMHYYPDGSLDRYLQETGKPDLLRGLKFMRDIGLALNYLHDKGFVHQDIKSSNIFLQGDKAVLGDFGVAVSIQNPKYAAGSPFYMAPEIYRGDPGSIESDVYSLGILTYETLTGHRPYNGKSYDELMMAHLTQYPKSLLQTHAGLTRKAALAIEKALAKNPKDRIHLNHFIAALDENIKQLENPNALPQEQAQMQKERFSGSLRNSPPPQTTPPAEEDKKGFFQRLFGKKRS
- a CDS encoding ABC transporter ATP-binding protein; protein product: MIEVQHLTRQFGNFNAVQDVNVAVPAGITALLGPNGAGKTTLFNLIAGLDLPTRGSIRVSGLDPYHQHRQTALQLGVLPAQDGLLGHLGARVQLEVYARLFGMGSSEARARTKTCLEQVGLGEIDHRPVSQFSTGMRKRLAIARSLLHNPQMILLDEPTAGLDPAQVLSLRLLLLKCREEGRLVLFNTHHLSEVARIADRVMVMREGRLLFDDTREAFMDLAPAGMGELERMEWAYQHVIEAVPLSLQGQGTSRAHQA
- a CDS encoding lantibiotic dehydratase, giving the protein MQRYQPGSHVMVRTPLLPLEDLPRGSLEETRKHIRRLLSRPEVQEAILIASPSLYAALPAYLLGEARTLDARQRRQIELGALKYLLRASARPTPYGTFCGVAVAALDEHFSIGVAPTALHRTVSQLDFSQVLAVAVECEALLTEEHNPRLYTHPATLRFGQRFFLENITRRGQGDNRCASIRATPAAEGILGLCAKGENLQTVLAWLDRQYPHRTRQQNFKALRHLMDAGFLFTDLRPSPMCADPVQHLLARIEGIPAFAVQAAQLREVQQLLTAADALPPGEGLDLYQQLGVAGTFSSARGEGTENNQDVQAPRRVDLVTALTQNRFSRAVAEEAAHSHALLLHLASRESQAPLERYLERFRERYGERLVPLLELLSAAVGLGPVEGYSRPAPLEPGPPPSMAFNAKDRYLFDLALRHQGKEEVQLREHEEALLALQSSVPVQTLPESGEIYVRVLAPSQEAIEAGQYQLVLGPMGAVSMAGKTFGRFARALPAEAYQQFKRQENTPGVRHANSSYFPISARLMNVNAQCASEAWEVPYGAPPLHEDRVILPSEILVGADGSGFFFISATDGSRVVVHANHMLSLQFAPNVVRFLEEASRQRQRAPLPFSWGRGAGLLPYLPRVVYGKTILSPRTWQVPRAVWLALRGQDESMVCAGVEDIRQTHGLPMRVEVGREDNLLVLDLDNPLHVAVLLEEVRKGEGEHLELRESFTQPEHLWKNAEAGAHLLEFVVPLFHPSPEPVSLPNVVQMETGWKDRVFPVGGEWIYLRLYPGFASRSELLRLHMAPLLEALAPQTRCAFHVLYNDPGEHIRLRVLPADGQHEMVLGRLMVWCADLRRNGLLREVVVTDYERELERYGGAGLMEMSEVAFHSSSRLVLRYLCDHPAEDPSARMAFTAWVSLLGLRQTFEPVLLRSFLSGLAAHNRTFLEGQLEPKRRYNEVKQLRGMLMVGRGHTPPQTLSPELAQAVSDHLHQQGKVFEQAALQLRPERFMAFVASHLHMHANRMGLSRIEEALVYQGMHDAVVALIHTAGRTPGQPEAGMVGSNGS
- a CDS encoding HAD family hydrolase — encoded protein: MFEAIIFDFDGLILDTETPEFEAYEAFYQRQGKILQLSEWQMGVGTWGAFDPWAAFEFTEAERDGFHAQVREDVLRRIGEAPLREGVKELFEEAKAEGIRIAMATSSDWEWIDEWTGKHGIQQYFEIFATRYEVHQVKPAPDLYLLALSKLGLHADQAIAVEDSLNGSTAAITAGLRCVVVPNKVTSTQKFRPECKRLDSLAGGLTALRALFAK